The following proteins are co-located in the Candidatus Krumholzibacteriia bacterium genome:
- a CDS encoding CHRD domain-containing protein: MPYRRIGMGLFAAASLLFAAPSSRAEMCFVALLDGAQAGTPSPGTGVGHFLLNDDETALTYKITFSGLGSTETASHIHSDAEGGAALKNTGTGATKIGEWTSADTVPLTPARVADLRAGLLYHNIHSANFPAGEIRGQILPAPCEEQCFEASIDGQMTGTPGTGFAKLALNHTETELAYWIEFSGLTATETAAHIHNRAEAGAAVRTLGTGSPKSGVWKWNDAVPLTGARVKNLKTGMMYVNIHTSAFPTGEIDGDIFPGSCQPQCYAAFLDGTQAGTGSLATGQGYFHLSHAHNRIAFDVTTSGVMGETGAHIHSDSEGGGVVRNIGTGMSKSGQWDYDDASPLSMTRVIALKAGALYVNVHTTSFPGGEIRGQMNPIVCGTTAVDDAPRATALLRNYPNPFNPATTIAFALAAPAHVRLDVFAVSGAHVATLIDGPREAGYGEAVWNGVDAGGRPVASGVYFYRLTTAGFTATHRMVLLK; this comes from the coding sequence ATGCCGTACCGCCGCATCGGAATGGGCCTTTTTGCCGCAGCCAGTCTGCTGTTCGCCGCTCCCAGTTCTCGCGCTGAGATGTGTTTCGTCGCCCTGCTCGACGGCGCGCAGGCCGGCACGCCTTCGCCGGGCACCGGGGTGGGCCACTTTCTGCTCAACGACGACGAAACCGCGCTGACCTACAAGATCACCTTCTCCGGACTCGGGAGCACCGAGACGGCGTCTCACATCCACAGCGACGCCGAGGGCGGTGCGGCGCTCAAGAACACGGGAACCGGCGCCACCAAGATTGGCGAATGGACGTCAGCCGACACGGTGCCGCTGACACCCGCGCGCGTGGCGGATCTCAGGGCGGGATTGCTGTATCACAACATCCACAGCGCCAACTTCCCCGCGGGCGAGATTCGCGGGCAGATTCTCCCCGCGCCCTGCGAGGAGCAGTGCTTCGAAGCGTCCATCGACGGCCAGATGACCGGCACGCCGGGGACGGGGTTCGCGAAGCTCGCGCTCAATCACACCGAGACCGAGCTGGCCTACTGGATCGAGTTCTCCGGCCTCACCGCCACGGAGACCGCCGCGCACATCCACAACCGCGCCGAGGCCGGTGCCGCCGTTCGCACCCTGGGCACCGGTTCGCCCAAGTCCGGCGTTTGGAAGTGGAACGACGCGGTACCCCTCACGGGCGCGCGGGTCAAGAACCTCAAGACCGGAATGATGTACGTCAACATCCACACCAGCGCCTTCCCCACCGGCGAAATCGACGGCGACATCTTCCCGGGCAGCTGCCAGCCGCAATGCTACGCAGCATTCCTCGACGGCACGCAGGCGGGCACGGGATCGCTTGCAACCGGCCAGGGGTACTTCCACCTGAGCCACGCCCACAACCGCATCGCCTTCGATGTGACCACCAGCGGCGTCATGGGTGAGACGGGCGCACACATCCACAGCGACAGCGAGGGCGGCGGCGTGGTGCGCAACATTGGTACCGGCATGAGCAAATCGGGACAGTGGGACTACGACGACGCCTCGCCACTCAGCATGACGCGCGTAATCGCGCTCAAGGCGGGCGCGCTGTACGTCAACGTGCACACCACGTCATTCCCGGGCGGCGAGATCCGTGGACAGATGAATCCCATTGTGTGCGGCACCACCGCGGTGGACGACGCGCCGCGCGCGACGGCGCTCCTGCGCAACTACCCCAACCCGTTCAATCCCGCCACCACCATCGCCTTCGCGCTGGCCGCACCGGCGCACGTCCGGCTCGACGTGTTCGCGGTGAGTGGCGCGCACGTGGCGACACTCATCGATGGACCGCGCGAAGCGGGCTACGGCGAGGCGGTCTGGAACGGTGTGGACGCGGGCGGGAGACCGGTGGCGAGCGGCGTGTACTTCTACCGGCTGACGACGGCGGGCTTCACAGCCACGCACCGCATGGTGCTGTTGAAGTAG